The proteins below come from a single Edaphobacter acidisoli genomic window:
- the hisI gene encoding phosphoribosyl-AMP cyclohydrolase: protein MENKKMSVKIDFEKMDGLVPGIVQDAKTGEMLMLGFLNEISYQKTLESGFVTFWSRTRQKLWMKGETSGNRLRVISASTDCDNDALLFKVEVEGDGLVCHEGTVSCFTKPIAVMGETK, encoded by the coding sequence ATGGAGAACAAGAAAATGTCAGTGAAGATCGACTTTGAAAAGATGGACGGCCTGGTTCCGGGCATCGTCCAAGATGCGAAGACAGGCGAGATGCTGATGCTCGGCTTCCTGAACGAAATCAGCTACCAGAAAACACTGGAGTCGGGCTTTGTCACCTTCTGGAGCAGGACCCGGCAGAAGCTGTGGATGAAGGGCGAGACGAGCGGCAACCGGCTGCGCGTGATCTCGGCCTCGACCGATTGCGACAACGATGCGCTGCTGTTCAAAGTTGAGGTCGAAGGGGATGGACTGGTGTGCCACGAGGGAACTGTTAGCTGCTTCACCAAACCAATCGCTGTGATGGGAGAGACAAAGTAA
- the hisG gene encoding ATP phosphoribosyltransferase has translation MADVTKKLKLGIPKGSLQDATIALFERAGWRIFANGRSYFPTIDDSEIECMLVRAQEMARYVEHGALDAGLTGNDWVLENQTDVEYITSLTYSKQSRQKVRWVLAVPEDSPFQKPEDLAGKTIATELVEFTKRYFAEKKIPVTVEFSWGATEVKPPTLADAIVEVTETGSSLKANRLRIIETLMESETQLIANKSAVKDQWKRNKIENIALMLNAAIAAQGRVGLMLNARKADLDKVLGVLPALNSPTVSQLSDAAWVALNTILDESLVRDVIPKLKAVGATGIVEYPLSKVVV, from the coding sequence ATGGCTGACGTGACAAAGAAACTGAAGCTTGGTATCCCCAAGGGCAGTCTGCAGGATGCGACCATCGCATTGTTTGAGCGCGCAGGCTGGCGCATCTTCGCCAATGGGCGCAGCTACTTTCCAACGATCGACGACAGCGAGATCGAATGCATGCTCGTCCGCGCACAGGAGATGGCCCGTTATGTTGAACATGGCGCGCTCGATGCAGGCCTGACGGGTAACGACTGGGTGCTCGAAAATCAGACGGACGTCGAATACATTACTAGCCTCACCTACTCCAAGCAGAGCCGTCAGAAGGTGCGCTGGGTGCTCGCAGTGCCTGAGGATTCGCCGTTCCAGAAGCCCGAAGATCTCGCTGGCAAGACGATTGCCACCGAACTCGTCGAGTTTACCAAGCGATACTTTGCCGAAAAGAAGATTCCTGTGACGGTGGAGTTTAGCTGGGGCGCAACTGAAGTCAAGCCGCCGACGCTGGCCGACGCCATCGTCGAAGTAACCGAGACTGGATCGTCGCTCAAGGCAAACCGCCTGCGCATCATCGAAACTCTGATGGAAAGTGAAACCCAGTTGATCGCCAACAAATCAGCAGTCAAGGACCAGTGGAAGCGCAACAAGATTGAGAACATCGCGTTGATGTTGAATGCCGCAATTGCTGCGCAGGGCCGCGTAGGCCTGATGCTGAATGCCCGCAAAGCAGATCTCGATAAAGTGCTCGGCGTGTTGCCTGCATTGAACTCGCCGACTGTCTCACAGTTGAGTGATGCGGCGTGGGTCGCGTTGAATACGATCCTCGATGAGTCTTTGGTGCGTGACGTGATTCCGAAGCTGAAAGCAGTGGGCGCGACGGGGATTGTTGAGTATCCGCTGAGCAAAGTAGTTGTGTAG